Genomic segment of Populus trichocarpa isolate Nisqually-1 chromosome 12, P.trichocarpa_v4.1, whole genome shotgun sequence:
GGATTATTCcattttcctcacaaaatatagAAAACTCCTAAGAAAAGTATTCTCCACCTCTATCACTTCTAAGAACTTTAATTtgcctttccttttgattttctacCATTTTCTTGAATTCCTTGAATTTTCCAAAAGCTTCATCTTTAGTTCTTAACAAGTAAACATAGGTAAAACGAgaataatcatcaatgaaagttatGAAATATCTTTTCCCACCCCTTGTTAACATACCATTTATTTCACATATATCAGAATGGACCAACTCAAGTAATTGAGAATTCCTTTCTACTTTAGGAAAAGGCTTCTTTGTCATCTTTGCTTGAATACATACTTCACATTTGTCTTTATTATTGTGTTGATATGAAATATAACCATGCTtacacatatatttcaaatatctaTAATTTAGATGTCCTAATCTTGCATGCTAAAGAAGAGAAGTAGATTCAACCATATAAGCAGAAATAacattgatttcattaataCTGAACTTAAACATGTCATCACAGGAATAACCCTTTCCCACAAACATCCCACTCTTAGTTACAATAACCTTATCAGACTCCAAAATAATCTTGAACCCTTTCTTGCTCAAGAGACTAGCAGATACAaggttttttctaatttcaggAACATGAAACACATTGAGTAAAGACAATTTTTGTCCAGAAGTAAAGTACAACTCAATAGTTCCTTTTCCCAAAACTTTGGCAGAATTATGGTTGCCCATCTAGACctcttcaagttttttcaattcttcataAGTCTTGAACCATGCTTTGTTGTTGCAAACATGAACTGTTGCACTAGAATCCAGCCACCAATCTTAAGTCTTTACAACATTAGTTGCCATATTTAATTCGgtaatcattccaatttgaatgTTTGAAACCATGACAACTAACTCCTTGACTTCGTCTTTTTCAACCATATTCACTTTGAAAGAACCACCTTTCTTGTTGAAATTCTTGAATCTGCACTCTTTTATATAGTGCCCTTTATTTCCACAATGGAAACTTTGATATTCAAATCACTaagttttgatatcagcattTGAATTTCATGGACTTGATCCATGATTGGCTTATTATCAGTAATCTCAtactcaaaaaattttaaagcaagaaaacaatCAGAACCTGATTTTTCCTGCTTGTAGTGTGTCTCCAAGGCAGCTCAAATTTCTTTTGGTGACTTTAATTTGGAGAAGATGTCATAAAGTCGACTGGTCAGAGTATTCAGTATATGCCCTCGACAAAgcacttcatcttcttcacGTTTTACTCTTGCAGTTTTAATAGTGGCAGATTCATCTTCTTGTAGTTCAGGTAGTGCAGATAGATTCGGATCAAGAATGTAGTAAATCTTTAATGAAGTAAGCAGGAATATCATCTTGTCCATCCATCTTGTGTAATTCGTACCATCAAACCGATCTAGTTGAATTTTGACATCCTTAGCAACTTTGACGCTAGAATTCATATTTGTCTCCATCaaaataaacaccttaaaaaatGTTAGGAAAATTTAGGATGGAAGCAAATATGGAGTTGGCTTAGAGGCGTGAAAACATTAtctttaaggtgtttatttgtCCCACACAAAGACAACACCTCCAGGATACAACTAAGCCCTCTAAAcctctaaaagaatgagaagataaGACTAAGAAAAGAATATGTCTTTTTGTTGTTACTTCTTTTCTGTATAGTAACATGCTTTTATAGACTTGAAACATAACGATGAAACAGTAtgattgttcatcaaacaatatgactattgatgaaacaatatgaTTGTTCATCAAACATTATGACTATTGATGAAACACTATGGTTGTTCATCAAATAGTATAACTATTCATATTAAGTTCCAAGtttcaaatgatattataaatatccatcatggcttaatttactacacaatagaAACCCACACTTAGAAACATTAGGAGGGAGTGTTTCtttccaatgtgggataaacatcttttctttattcatttacaaactacacCAACATATACTCCACAGCTTCTTGTCTTCTGTTTACAAGCTCCAAATTATTGattcataaaatgttttttttttaaaaaaaaactcgaaacaGCGTTGGATACATCCAAATTATCCACAATATTTATTCCAAAATGGATTCATAATGTATCTaactttatgttttcttttctagttaaaaacatcaaaatattatttggccAACTCATACccattaagatttaatttttaagttggtAAATGTACTGAAGGAATATAATATGTTGACAATACGATTTAAGTAGTGTTCGGAAATATAGTTAAAACCGTGTTtcttaaaaaactgaaattgtttttgcttaaaattaatttttattgttttcagatcgttttgatgtgctaatgttaaaataatatttttaaaatagaaaaacattatgTTAATGCATTTCCgaataaaatatactttgaaCTGCAACcgttattatatttctaaatatctatttattttttattttatcttaaatgataatgatgttgataataaaacaaatattctttttCTAGATTAAGCTCTGAAAAATACATTCAACTCCAACGGTCTTAAGACTCTGTTTGGTAACGAGGTTGCgtttgtgttttgtttaaaacGCAGATGCAACCCGTTtggtaaacaaaaaaacacattttactGTGTATGGTCCCACGTCTTTTCGTGTCCGAGAcgcaggaaaagaaaaggcagcaTTTTGTTGCTTTGTGCACACTGTTCACGCTAattttaattagcatgaacagtgtagcatACACTgtttagtgaacagtgcaagagaattgcactgttcacttgaaAAATAACGAACaatgcaattcacttgcactgttcacgtgtgAATTGCATTGtccacgtgaacagtgcaattcactcgcactgttcacacactttttttttttagtgttaattttattaacatttttttttttaaaaaaaaaaactagtttagattgaattaaattcattcgcactgtgatgtgaacaatattttttttcccgaaaaactagtatatagtgaattaaattcactcccactataatatcaattttatacctgataatattttatctaattttattacacgctcaaaatattatgaaaactgtagttcttatcggatgaattttgtacgtaatggaattataaatagtttaatggaataataaaaaatattttatataaagtattatttatttcatgatgttaatagaagtaattaattctataatatttaaatttaaaaccatcaatattaatatatattttttaaaattattttataaccttaatttcaaaagcattcttaaccaaacacattaaactactttttcttcaacctcaatttcaaccacagttttaaccaaacacctattttttcaaaccaacctcaactaaaagtactttttataaaacaatttttttcaaaccacaaccacaacaactattgcaataccaaacacactctaggAAGAAGAAGTCTCTCCAAATGAACTTCCatataaaaattgtaataaaaactAACTGTTTTTGAACAATGACATCAAAGACACTATTCTTTTCCTAGATTTAGCTCCGAATAATCTATTCAACTCCAACGGTCTTAATATGAAGAAGTCTCCTTCCTGCTTCCGAGAGGACAgcatttttccttaaaaaataagaaataataatatctcaAGCCATCTCACCTGCATACTACATTGTTTTGAATAATCTGACTCCCCGTTCTCGAAGCAACACGTCGTCCGATCATTGGGCCACGTTTCAGGAGTCGGCTGGAAGGACCCACTTGCATCCCCTCACTCTAACAAGTCCGTACACCTACAGCCCTATCCAAATAAATAACAAGGATCCAAGAAGCAGCACTTGCCCAACGCCATCTATCCACGTGTTCTCgcattttttaatgtcaaatctAGCCGTCAACTCAAGTGCCTTAGACGCTTGCTTTTTCACCACGTGTCCAGGAAGATTTTCTTAGTTACTCCACCCTCCTATTACCTATATATATGGACAAACCGAATCCTACCTCTTTCAACCCAAAGAAAATCACACTACACCCGAAGCGAAACAGAACAGAACAAAACCAGAGTAAAGACAGAGAGGGTCCtctgtttttcacttgaaatgaTTCTAAAGTTTGACCAAACTGATCGCCGGATTCTCACATTCCCGGCGGTTCATCCCTGTGAAGGAATCTCCCCCGCAACCCTTCTCAGTTCTTTGATCGATCTCTCTCAAAACATATGCAATTACCAATCAAAGTTGTTTGCTACACAAAGGAAAAATGCCCGTGAAACCATTCGACAAATCggtcttcttcttctatttttcgaGGAAATAAGGGACCGTGGATTGGTTCTTTCTGATTCGGCCCTTCTTTGCTTCTCTGAGCTCCACCATGCCTTTCAGAAAGTCCAGTTCTTGTTGGAAGATTGTACGCGTGAAGGTGCAAGGTTATGGATTCTAATGAAGTGTCAACTAGTTGCTACGCATTTTCGAGCACCAATTCGAGCAATTGCGACAGCTCTTGATGTTTTGCCATTGAATTTGATTGATGTCGGTGGTGAAGTGAAGGAGTTGGTTGGATTAATAGCAAAGCAAGCACGTAAGGGTAAATTGGAGCCAGACCCTGTAGATGAATGGGCCTCGAAACAAGTGTTTTCGGTATTGGATCATTTTCAGATGGGAGTTGAGCCTGATTCCAGCTTAATGAAACGGGTTCTTGAGAATCTTGAGATTAGGAACTGGAATGATTGTAACAAGGAAATCAAGTTTTTGGAAGAACAAATTGGTTATCAGTGCTCCGATTGTGATGAAAGAGAGGTTCCATTTCTAAGCAGCTTGTTGGGGTTAATGAGCTACTGCAGGGGAGTGATTTTTGAGACATGGAATAATCGCAACAACGATCAAAGCGATGCCAGGCACAGCATCGAGGCCCTTAGTTGCATAAATCGTGAAGATTTTCGATGCCCGATTTCACTTGAGCTGATGACTGATCCAGTAACTGTATCGACTGGGCAGACTTATGATCGGTCTTCGATTGAAAGATGGCTCAAAGCTGGAAATATGACCTGTCCCAAAACAGGTGAGAGGCTTACAAGCACAGAGTTAGTTCCCAACACCACTCTTCGAAAGCTGATCCAGCAGTTCTGCGCCGAGGTAGGCATTTGTGCGTCCAAATCAGGAAGCCGAAGTCGAGACGTAGCCAGGACTATCTCTCCAGGAAGTCCTGCTGCAGCAGAGGCAATGAAATTTCTTTCAGGGTTTCTTGCAAGAAGGCTGGTTTCCGGTTCAAGTGAGCAGAAAACAAAGGCTGCTTATGAAATTCGGTTACTtgcaaaatcaaacattttTAATAGATCTTGTTTGATTGAAGCAGGCACAATCTTACCTCTCATAAACCTTTTATCCTCTTCTTTAGACCATTACACACAAGAGACTGCTCTTTCAGCTCTGCTGAAGCTCTCGAAGCATACTTGTGGTAAGAAAGAGATAATTGAGAGTGGTGGATTGAAGCCAATCCTTGCAGTTCTTAAAAGAGGGCTGAGTTTGGAAGCAAAGCAAATGGCAGCCGCCACAATTTTTTACCTTGCTTCAGTGAAGTCATATGGGAAATTGATAGGGGAAACACCTGAAGTGGTTCCAGCTCTCGTGGAACTGATCAAGGATGGGACCACTTGTGGCAAAAAGAATGGAGTCGTGGCAATTTTCGGGCTGCTTCTACACCCAGCGAATCATCAAAGGGTGCTTGCATCCGGTTCTGTTCCATTGCTGATGGATATGTTGTCATCCTCAAATAACATTGAACTTATAGCAGATTCACTAGCAGTTTTAGCAATCATAGCTGAAAGTGTTGATGGGACATTAGCAATCCTGCAAACTTCGGCTTTATCTACAATCCCAAGGATCTTGCGTTCTCTGCCATCTAGAACTGCGAGGGAGTATTGCGTTACTGTTCTGCTAAGTTTGTGCAAAAACGGTGGTGCAGAAGCGATTGCGATTTTGGCAAAGGACCATAATCTCATGAGTTCCCTATATTCACTTCTAACAGATGGGACTTCTCATGGTAGCAGTAAGGCTCGTGCTCTGATAAGAATTCTCCATAAATTTCATGAAACAAGCTCGTCGGGAATGACTGCTTCAGCAGTTCCATGTGAACGACCGGTTCATGTTCGGTAATTTTTATTCATCCTACCTTCCATTCCTTTTTGTCCTTGTAAATACATTATACATACATTACAgattgatgatgatttttttcccttggaGTATAATGCAATTAGCACAGTTTTTGTAAGAGCTAATTGCTATATCCGCTGAATATTGTTCACTAATTATTTACCAGATACCTGTGTACTTCGGTTCTTTTCTGTAATACTAAATAAGATGGTGTAAGAGTTACCTGAATGTAGTGGATTACATGCTAGTTTCTGTTGAGTTTTCGATTTATATTCTCTTACTTCAAAGACAAATCTGATGAAAGTGGCGGAAGGAATGTCAAAACCTGACAGCTCTTAACATAGGATTTGAGTTACAAACCGATCTTCCAGTACTTGTTAATGCAATCCTAGTCATTTTTTAATACATCAGAATTACGGTATTAACTCTCTAAAAAACATTATCGTCATCAAGTCATGTAAAAACTTAACTGAGAAATGAGTTTAAGCCGCATGTTCATCCTGTAGGTATACTCCaatgtttaaataattaattaagtttgcTTGATTAAATGACAAGCaagcaaaaaatcaaaaggatgaaataaagaAGATATGCTAAATGTAGTGTTTATATCAAATTCTTaatttctctctcaaaaccTACCTGGGAATATAATCTTGAAATATACCTAGAAaagtaaatttcttttataataattaactaaaGTAGATTAGGCTAATCCACAGTAATTACCTGATCTcctatagttaaaaaaaaatttagcttttttttaattaatttttttttatttagtttgttaatattaaatttttttctatttagttatcatactctCGTGACAttgatcccaggtttgacgagttaacccaattgattcatatttttttttaattagtttttttcttcccatttcattttttaagattgagaattaaattttatgatttgttttgtttactttttattagattatcgtGATCTCATGAAGAGATTTTATTGTACCCCTCCTCGTAAATCACTATTTATTGgaatagtgttttgttttttttctttattttttccttttcaattaatctttttttttattttattctttaatattaattttttttctatttagtcatcacactttcatgacacgactTTGCAACCAGACCCACATCGAAGTTTCTTGGGCTTGATGTTGCAGCCATACctacttaaacttgggtcatgcaagtttaatattattattaatattaaaaatattattatttgtatgaataatattgctaatataataattatttttattatttttatttttattggtaatgcaagtttctttatttttattataatgaatactgttaatataataattgataaatttaaaaaaatatattaatattgaaaaacaaccgtagATTTGATTtggagaataaaattaaaaactataagaacttggatcaaacatgtttaatattattattaatattataaatattattattgtcattattattaatataattattgaaaaaataaaaaatattattactattgaaaaaaaccatagatttgatttaaaggaaaaaattaaaaataattgttgttgttgttgtcgtcgtcgttgttattattattattattattattattattcttaatattgttattatttttattattattaattttttttaaaaaaattattacttttgaagaaaaactataaatttgatttgaagtgattaaaaactaaaagaacttTAATCAGAcaagttgttattattattattattagggaaCCAGACCCCAGAAACTTGGATCTGGCTGAGGCATGGGACCTAAGTTTGTAATCATTAGTATTattcttattgttattattattgttataaccCAGTTTTGGTCCATtgactttgatttaattttatgggggtaaaatataaaattaaaatatcagatatttatttcgatgaaaagtgaTTTGTCAGCTTGTACGAAAACTATGGACTATAATGTGTTTTTGCTATTATATCCTTATTTTCAAGATAATCCTTATATTCAGATAATGATAGTTGTCTGCTTTCGAATtcgattcttaatcaaattcaaacttaaaaaaaaaataagtttgattgAGACTTTATTTCTCGCAAGCGATGAGACTCTTGCACTATAAATATAGATTTAGgtgtatgaaaaagaaaaaaaaagagagtaaagagagggagagagagacccAGGCGAGCCAAACAAAagccaaagaaaatttaattatataggtactgtagaaaaaaagaaaaccaagcaAGCTTCGTTCTCATTTAAAGAGAGCAGCAAAGaatacaaaagaagaaaacgTTGCCCTGCACCACTTGGTTCTTATTCAAAGGTTCTGCAAACCAGGTAAGCTTTCATTCTCCCCATTTTGGCATTTTAATTACATAAGGGCTGTAGCAAGCGTGTGTGAACAGCTCACGCCCGCTTGCTTTTTGGACCAAGCTAATGACccggctgggtccagcccagcccataCTAGGTGGGCTCAACCCAGcccccaaaaaaaagaaaaaaaaatgggtccAGTCTAGGCTTTAGGCCTAGCCGGCccaaattatgtttattaaaagtgtgtttggcaaaacataCATTTATATcttaaccataatttttatgctCACTCTAGTTGATATTTGGCCAAACGAACCCCttttttatatcagaaaattccaaaaatatttggggaTCTTCGTTGTTTTATTTGTGGGCGAgcactttgatttatttttttctttgcgttttgtatttgtttttagctATGTTCTCAATTTGTGGACTATTactgttaaatgcaaatatgtcgtgcaatgccttttttatttccatctaaaaagtgcaaataataataaaggataaacaagaaaaaatggcatagaaaatttcttcttcaaatttatttttttgtgaaattattcactgacgccaaaGTCAAGagtattgtattttttggatttgcgcgatatttaccaacgccagagctAGAAATATTAgtaggaattgttcactgacgctagagtcaagaacatgaaaggaagaataaaaaagaaaaaagagaacaaattcttagcaattttagacaaaaccagcaatgtagCTTGTCTCAAGTAGGATGCTTAATGGGTGATAACATCTTCCCTTTGGCATAACTAGTCTCGTACTATAGAATCTCTATttactagttagggttcctagtgaccataatactaggtggtgactccttgaACTAGATATTtgcccctaaaagaacaagatgccagatatctgttttttttttccaatcaaaattattttttaatcgatcgttgcgatgtccgggtgtgacaattatcattatcattaataacgttttttaaaaaatattattactatcaaagaaaaatcataaatttgatttcaagGCATAAAATACTATAAGAACTTAGTtagataagtttaatattattattaatattaaaaatattattatttacattaaaaaatattactgttagtattataattaatattataaatattactcttggatcaGACATTGCAGCCAGACCTAAGGCTCTTGGGTCTAGCTTTGCAGATAGACTTAACGCTCTTgaatattagtattttttgatattttttatgtaaaaaaaaattaactagcaGCATAGTGCGGGCCACCCCCACTAGTAATGTCTATTATGGATCCGGTGcatatacaaattttatttgtatatacCTTATCTTAAAATGTCCATGTTTAATATAAATGGTAAGGAACATACTACGTCAtcaatattcatattatttatagCACCGTAGACTAGGTCGTATCAATGAAACAATAATCATTAAGTTACATAAAGAAGGATATATGAtcctttttattataattgtatGAAATTTGTAAAGTTTGTTTATTGGGTAAGATGACCAAAACACTCTTTACTGAAATAGTGAAAGATCTAATGAATTGTATGTGGACCAATAACAATTCGTGTCATAGATGAATATACATGTTTCATCATTGATGACCATATCGGATATGGTCATGTGTATTTGATGAAAACTTGAATCATTTGAAAGGTTTAAAGAATTCAGAcatgaagttgaaaaacaaattagaaagagTATTAACATACTCTAATCAGATCGAGGTGGTGAATACTTCAACAAGAATTTTCAAGATTGTCTTACAATGAACACCTCCTGAAACACCACAATATAATAGagtttttaaatggaaaaattgTATCCTATTGGATATGGTACGGTCCATGATGAATTGTACAGACTTTCCTCTTCTTTATAGGACTATATCATATAAACCACTGCTTACCTTTTAGAAAAGGTTCCATCAAAATTTATTGATAAGAATCCATATAAGATATGAAATGCTAGGAgaccaattttattattggatgttgttgttgctggaattttttcttcaaactatGTCagatatttatgataatttattactGGTTGCTAATGTATTCGTATGCTAATATTATCTTTTCTAGTGTGAACatctcttttaatttgaggtATCTAAATTTAATCATGCATTTTGTATATTGCattaatttggattttcatAGTCTTCATTTGACAAAAGTTTCTTTGCACATTAAAGATAGCAAGATGTGAAgcatttgaaatatatatatatatatatatatatatatatatatatatatatatatatatatatatgagaagaaagttaaattataaaaaaatatattaatttactaattttattaaaaatccttATAACAAACTAAACctaacaagaaaattttaaacattttgATTATAAAGCCTATAAaccaaacccaataaaaaaaatttgaaagccCAATTTAATACAAgctcattttataaaaatccaaaaagcaATTGGAATAGACTTTCcagttttatgaaaaaaaactaaattttactAAACTGAACCGGTTTCGTTTGAACTAGAATTCTGTCCGGTTCGgtttatatttttccaaatttaaATTACTCAATTCGGTTGGTTTTTGTAAtccgaaccgaaccaaactgtCAACAGCCCTAACTGCGGGTTTAATGTGATCTCACAAGGATGGATGGCTGTGGCTTTATCAtacttgaaaaaagaaacaaagtcaTTAGAAAGTTTAGTTTGATTTCCTTATCGTAACCTTTGATTTCAAACCAGATTAATCTTCAACTAGCACTACGAAGGGCCTTGCTTTTATTTCTTCGGCTAATATTACGGGCAAAAACTCAGTTTTTTATTATCGTTTTATTAACTATTCTCCCTTCAACGTTTCTAATTGCTCCACAGTCCCACGGCGTAATTAGTTCACCCGAGTTTAATGTTAGATTGGAGTCTAGCTCCAAATTTAATGATAGATCTATTGATTTTTCCCAAATTTTATCAtcaaaaaatgatcaaatcCTCTCCCCTTTTGACAAAAAATAGCGGGtctgccaaaaaaataaaataaaaaaacagaggtCCAGTCAAGCCGTGATGGTTTCTTATCAAAAGCACTACTTGAGCTATTAGTTCTGTGGCCATGGAAACAACACAGAGAGAGATAAGTTGGCAGACAGGAGGTGGTTTAGCATCTTGACCTGTAACCAGAGTCTCCTAGCATACTAAGCAATCATAATTTCAACCAAACCTAATTAAAAGATTTGGATAGGTCAATTATCTGTGTCTTGATGCACCAACACCACCAAATGGAAGTGTGCACATACACACCATATCCTTTCCCTATGAAAACATGCCCTTTTATTtttacctcaaaaaaaaaaaaaaacatagaaattttAGATATCTCGTTTCATTGCCAAGCAGTGAGAGgatctttgaaaaatataagaacagtAAAATATTTAACGTAAGAGATAAACCAAGGGAATAGAAGGAGCAGTACCAATCAACTGAGTTCTAGCAATGACATTAGTTGGTAGCTATATAGACCTTATGCATGAAGTAATCAAGCCAGTCTAGCATGAGAGgcaatttgaaaaaatacacaTCTTAAAACCACCccaaaaaatattacaagaatAGAGCAGCTAAATAACTTTACCTCGATAAAGTTGGATGTGACAGCCCCTCACCCTATATCCAACATCATCTTTCTTCCCCTTTTGGTATCATATATCTCCTTTGTCTTCAAGGTTTATGTTGGACCATCAAAAACCTTGAAACAAACTATCACAATTGTTCATATCCTTCAAGGACCTCGATTCCTGCGGAAGCAAAAACAACCCCCTTGTTGATCAGGAGGGATCATGCCTCCACCTTTTGTTACGTCAATGGCCTCCAACATGGAGACAACCTCATCCATCTCAGGGCGCTTGTCAGGGTTAGCATCCCAGCAACGCTTCATTACATTTGCTAGAGAGTTTGGGCAACACCTTGGAATCTCTGGTCTTAGATTCTAAAGTTGCAACATGGGAGAAACATTAAACAATGgattatttcctttttatttatttaagcaaaACCTTGGGTGGCATTGCCAGAAATGAATGAGATAGGAGAATGTGTCAGACCTGGCGGACCACAGCTGAAGTTACTTCTGCGAAACTAAGATCAGGATAAGGCATGTCACAGCAATATATCTCCCATAAACAGATGCCGAAACTGTACACATCACATTTCCTGTTATATGGATTGCCATTGAGAACCTGTAACCAGCCACATAATGAGAAACCGATCCCAACCATATACTGAGACACTGATCTAACCTATCAATGTTTCTTTTTAGTCAACTAAGAAAAACAAGTTCTCAATGTTGAATTACTCGAGTTATGTAAAAGCCATATCTTTCAATCATTTACACAAAATGGGACAATATGAAAATTGGTGAGAACAAGGTGGTTTTTAAATGGAAACAATGCCTTTGCCAGTGACACATCCCCTTCATAATAAACATCCTAACACTTATCAAAAATGATTCTACTGATTGTGTTTTCAGTGAGTCATGAGATAAATTGAAGGTAAACTCTTCACCTCAGGAGCCATGTATCCGAGTGTTCCTGTCTCCCCAGTCATATCATTAGGATTTGACGCCTCAATACGAGCAACACCAAAGTCAGCAATTTTTACAGTCCG
This window contains:
- the LOC7458028 gene encoding U-box domain-containing protein 19, yielding MILKFDQTDRRILTFPAVHPCEGISPATLLSSLIDLSQNICNYQSKLFATQRKNARETIRQIGLLLLFFEEIRDRGLVLSDSALLCFSELHHAFQKVQFLLEDCTREGARLWILMKCQLVATHFRAPIRAIATALDVLPLNLIDVGGEVKELVGLIAKQARKGKLEPDPVDEWASKQVFSVLDHFQMGVEPDSSLMKRVLENLEIRNWNDCNKEIKFLEEQIGYQCSDCDEREVPFLSSLLGLMSYCRGVIFETWNNRNNDQSDARHSIEALSCINREDFRCPISLELMTDPVTVSTGQTYDRSSIERWLKAGNMTCPKTGERLTSTELVPNTTLRKLIQQFCAEVGICASKSGSRSRDVARTISPGSPAAAEAMKFLSGFLARRLVSGSSEQKTKAAYEIRLLAKSNIFNRSCLIEAGTILPLINLLSSSLDHYTQETALSALLKLSKHTCGKKEIIESGGLKPILAVLKRGLSLEAKQMAAATIFYLASVKSYGKLIGETPEVVPALVELIKDGTTCGKKNGVVAIFGLLLHPANHQRVLASGSVPLLMDMLSSSNNIELIADSLAVLAIIAESVDGTLAILQTSALSTIPRILRSLPSRTAREYCVTVLLSLCKNGGAEAIAILAKDHNLMSSLYSLLTDGTSHGSSKARALIRILHKFHETSSSGMTASAVPCERPVHVR